Proteins from a genomic interval of Arachis hypogaea cultivar Tifrunner chromosome 10, arahy.Tifrunner.gnm2.J5K5, whole genome shotgun sequence:
- the LOC112715897 gene encoding cell wall / vacuolar inhibitor of fructosidase 2: MASKMLLLFLFFVAQEQYKLVKGDTSLIKRTCKNTKYYNLCFSSLKSDPSSPTADSKGLAVIMVGIAMTNATSTSSYLSSKLLSPKTNSTTLKMVLKECADKYSYAGDALQDSVQELSDENYDYAYMHISAAKDYPNACHNAFRRYPDLVYSRDLARREEGLKHICDVAMAIIDNLDW, encoded by the coding sequence ATGGCTTCTAAGATGCTCTTGTTGTTTCTCTTTTTTGTAGCACAAGAGCAATATAAGTTAGTGAAAGGAGATACAAGTTTGATAAAGAGAACTTGCAAGAACACAAAGTACTATAACCTATGCTTCTCTTCCCTAAAATCTGATCCTAGTAGCCCAACCGCAGATTCAAAGGGCTTAGCAGTGATCATGGTTGGAATTGCAATGACCAATGCAACCTCAACTTCTTCCTATTTGTCCTCTAAGCTTCTTAGTCCAAAAACCAACAGCACAACCTTAAAAATGGTCCTCAAAGAATGTGCAGACAAATACTCTTATGCTGGTGATGCACTCCAAGATTCGGTTCAAGAACTTTCTGATGAGAACTATGACTATGCTTACATGCACATCTCTGCTGCAAAAGATTACCCAAATGCATGTCACAACGCTTTCAGACGCTACCCTGATTTGGTTTATTCTCGTGATCTTGCTCGTAGAGAAGAAGGTTTAAAGCATATATGTGATGTGGCTATGGCTATTATTGATAACCTTGATTGGTAG
- the LOC112715898 gene encoding uncharacterized protein isoform X2, translating to MEINYARVAAEEVVAKNSNDLFEQFDVTRNKTQNFKIQSLISALSLTHSALNLLILTSHRKLGQTGQSSNFNDVKVGNKKHAPMKKQTPVIIKLKDTSVECLIREVTSEKFWHHPVVTLRVITLDTYAKVSILQEQLQAKRDLRAALEVGLSMSSG from the exons ATGGAGATCAATTATGCTCGTGTTGCAGCAGAGGAAGTTGTGGCAAAGAACAGCAATGATCTCTTTGAGCAGTTTGATG TTACCAGAAACAAAACACAGAATTTCAAAATTCAGAGTTTGATATCAGCTTTAAGTTTGACTCATTCTGCACTGAACTTACTCATCTTAACGTCACATAG GAAGTTGGGACAGACAGGTCAAAGCTCCAACTTCAATGATGTCAAGGTGGGAAACAAAAAACATGCTCCTATGAAGAAGCAAACTCCTGtcatcatcaagctcaaagacACATCTGTTGAATGCCTTATACGGGAGGTTACCAGTGAAAAATTTTGGCACCACCCAG TTGTCACACTGAGAGTCATAACACTGGACACATATGCAAAG GTTTCAATAttgcaagaacaattgcaagctAAGAGGGATCTTAGAGCGGCATTAGAAGTTGGATTGAGTATGTCTTCAGGATAG
- the LOC112715898 gene encoding uncharacterized protein isoform X1 produces the protein MEINYARVAAEEVVAKNSNDLFEQFDVTRNKTQNFKIQSLISALSLTHSALNLLILTSHSLLIVGSSRKLGQTGQSSNFNDVKVGNKKHAPMKKQTPVIIKLKDTSVECLIREVTSEKFWHHPVVTLRVITLDTYAKVSILQEQLQAKRDLRAALEVGLSMSSG, from the exons ATGGAGATCAATTATGCTCGTGTTGCAGCAGAGGAAGTTGTGGCAAAGAACAGCAATGATCTCTTTGAGCAGTTTGATG TTACCAGAAACAAAACACAGAATTTCAAAATTCAGAGTTTGATATCAGCTTTAAGTTTGACTCATTCTGCACTGAACTTACTCATCTTAACGTCACATAG TCTTTTGATTGTTGGTTCAAGTAGGAAGTTGGGACAGACAGGTCAAAGCTCCAACTTCAATGATGTCAAGGTGGGAAACAAAAAACATGCTCCTATGAAGAAGCAAACTCCTGtcatcatcaagctcaaagacACATCTGTTGAATGCCTTATACGGGAGGTTACCAGTGAAAAATTTTGGCACCACCCAG TTGTCACACTGAGAGTCATAACACTGGACACATATGCAAAG GTTTCAATAttgcaagaacaattgcaagctAAGAGGGATCTTAGAGCGGCATTAGAAGTTGGATTGAGTATGTCTTCAGGATAG